A genomic segment from Neodiprion lecontei isolate iyNeoLeco1 chromosome 1, iyNeoLeco1.1, whole genome shotgun sequence encodes:
- the LOC107225783 gene encoding isocitrate dehydrogenase [NAD] subunit beta, mitochondrial: MALLARKVCKVLAQAAPKGPVARTFHLGVVYQQDVGVQKESKTKCTLIPGDGVGPELVYSVQEVFKAANVPIEFETFFLSEVNPTLSAPLERVSGSIAKNRVCLKGILATPDHSHTGELQTLNMKLRRSLDLYSNVVHVKSLPGIKSRHQNVDCVIIREQTEGEYSALEHESVKGVVECLKIVTATKSQRIAKFAFDYATRNNRKKVTCVHKANIMKLGDGLFLRSCEEIAKLYPRIQFEKMIVDNCTMQMVSNPRQFDVMVTPNLYGNIVDNLASGLVGGAGVVAGASFSAECVVFEPGARHTYSEAVGKNVANPTAMLLCSVKLLNHVNLRTYAEQIRDAINRVLNDGKVRTKDLGGQSSATDFTKAIIYSLR; encoded by the exons ATGGCGCTACTTGCGAGGAAGGTCTGCAAGGTTCTTGCTCAG GCTGCCCCAAAAGGCCCAGTAGCCAGAACATTCCATCTGGGAGTTGTATATCAGCAGGACGTA ggTGTGCAAAAAGaatcaaaaacaaaatgtaCGCTTATTCCCGGAGATGGAGTCGGACCAGAACTTGTCTATTCTGTTCAAGAAGTTTTCAAAGCTGCAAATGTGCCCATTGAATTTGAAACGTTCTTTTTGTCCGAAGTCAACCCAACATTGAGTGCTCCTCTTGAACGAGTCTCTGGTAGTATTGCTAAGAATCGTGTTTGTTTAAAG gGTATTTTGGCAACGCCAGATCACTCTCATACTGGAGAGTTACAAACTTTGAATATGAAACTTAGGCGCAGCTTAGACCTGTATTCTAATGTTGTACACGTGAAGTCTTTGCCCGGTATTAAATCTCGTCATCAAAACGTGGACTGTGTTATAATAAGAGAACAAACTGAAGGTGAGTATTCTGCATTGGAACACGAAAGTGTCAAAGGAGTGGTTGAGTGTCTGAAGATCGTCACTGCCACGAAATCTCAGAGGATTGCTAAATTTGCGTTTGACTATGCAACCAGAAATAATCGCAAGAAGGTTACGTGTGTACACAAAGCTAATATTATGAAGCTTGGTGATGGGCTCTTCTTGCGATCATGTGAAGAGATAGCTAAACTGTACCCAag aattcaatttgaaaagatGATTGTTGATAATTGTACAATGCAAATGGTGTCCAACCCACGACAGTTTGACGTTATGGTTACACCTAATTTGTACGGTAATATCGTCGATAATTTGGCATCCGGATTGGTTGGTGGTGCTGGAGTTGTTGCTGGCGCCAGCTTCAGTGCGGAGTGTGTTGTTTTCGAACCT GGTGCGCGTCACACGTATTCAGAGGCTGTGGGTAAAAATGTGGCAAATCCCACTGCCATGCTTTTATGTTCTGTCAAACTTCTAAATCACGTTAATTTACGAACTTATGCAGAACAGATCAGAGACGCTATTAATCGTGTATTGAACGATGGAAAAGTCCGCACCAAGGACTTGGGTGGACAAAGTTCTGCAACTGATTTCACAAAGGCGATTATTTACAGCCTCCGTTAg
- the LOC107225784 gene encoding delta-aminolevulinic acid dehydratase has protein sequence MATVKAKHTLHSGIFHPLLRQWQSQNVEITATNLMYPIFILDEPNAKELIPSMPGVYRYGINVLKEILEPLIAKGLQSVLLFGVPSHLIKDKTGSNADSSENPVIQAIPVLRKWFPNLLITCDVCLCAYTEHGHCGILHSDGRINNEASIQRISKIAVKYGQAGAHVVAPSDMMDGRIGAIKKALAAADLPNKVAVLSYAVKFASGFYGPFRDASKSAPQFGDRKCYQLPPGSNGLAARAAARDVAEGADMLMVKPGLAYLDVVRKIKDAHPEYPLFIYQVSGEYAMLYHGAQSGALDLENVLYEVLTAMRRAGADCIITYFVPLILDMLKPKSKY, from the exons ATGGCAACAGTTAAAGCTAAACACACTCTACATAGTGGGATATTTCACCCATTATTGCGACAATGGCAATCACAGAACGTCGAAATTACAGCGACGAATCTGATGTATCCGATTTTTATATT GGATGAACCCAATGCTAAGGAGCTGATTCCAAGTATGCCTGGAGTATATCGGTATGGAATTAATGttttaaaagaaatattaGAGCCGTTGATAGCAAAGGGGTTGCAATCGGTTCTGTTGTTCGGTGTTCCAAGTCACTTGATCAAG GACAAAACTGGTTCCAATGCAGATAGTAGTGAAAATCCAGTTATACAAGCAATACCAGTACTTCGAAAGTGGTTTCCTAACTTGTTAATCACTTGTGATGTTTGCCTATGTGCTTATACTGAACACGGGCATTGTGGAATACTACACTCTGACGGTCGCATCAACAACGAAGCTTCCATCCAACGTATTAGCAAGATTGCTGTCAAATATGGTCAGGCTG GAGCACATGTCGTAGCACCTTCGGACATGATGGATGGTCGGATTGGAGCAATAAAGAAAGCTTTAGCCGCTGCTGATTTACCAAATAAAGTTGCAGTTTTATCCTACGCCGTCAAATTTGCATCAGGTTTTTACGGGCCCTTCAGAGATGCCTCAAAGTCTGCTCCGCAATTTGGGGACAGAAAATGCTACCAGCTACCGCCAGGTAGTAATGGGCTTGCGGCAAGAGCAGCT gCTAGAGATGTAGCAGAAGGCGCTGATATGCTCATGGTGAAGCCAGGTTTAGCTTATTTGGATGTAGTTCGGAAAATTAAAGATGCGCATCCCGAGTACCCACTTTTTATTTACCAAGTGTCTGGTGAATATGCAATGCTTTACCATGGAGCTCAAAGTGGAGCACTTGATTTGGAAAATGTACTGTATGAAGTATTGACAGCGATGCGAAGAGCCGGTGCTGATTGTATTATCACTTACTTTGTGCCACTGATTTTGGATATGTTAAAACCAAAAAGCAAATATTAG
- the LOC107225782 gene encoding THO complex subunit 3: MLCGQLCQINMAASNSRVDELTSYFKTHNKIKEQQSHSAKVHSVGWSCDGRLLASGSFDKCVCIFSLGTDRLKQETTFRGHGGSVDQLCWHSFHPELLSTASGDKTMRIWDTRSQKCTANIATRGENINISWSPDGNTIAVGNKEDLVTFIDARVMKIRAEEQFNFEVNEISWNKDSDTFYLTNGQGCVHILSYPDLELLHVIKAHPGTCICIEFDPTGRYFATGSADALVSLWDADELCCLRTFSRLEWPVRTISFSHDGQLLAAASEDLVIDIGEVETGEKVADIPVEAATFTVAWHPKQYLLAYACDDKDTYDRKRDAGSLKVFGFSSE, translated from the exons ATGCTGTGCGGTCAGCTGTGTCAAATAAACATGGCAGCGTCGAATAGCCGGGTCGACGAGTTGACAAGTTATTTTAAAACACATAACAAAATCAAAGAGCAACAAAGCCACTCAGCGAAGGTACACAGCGTTGGCTGGAGCTGTGACGGGAGACTACTGGCGTCCGGCTCGTTCGACAAGtgtgtttgtattttttctcttggAACCGATCGTTTG AAACAAGAGACAACGTTCCGCGGACATGGAGGAAGCGTGGATCAATTATGTTGGCACTCATTTCACCCTGAGCTACTATCAACTGCAAGTGGAGATAAAACCATGCGTATTTGGGACACAAGATCTCAAAAATGCACAGCAAATATTGCGACACGGGGTGAAAACATCAATATATCTTGGTCGCCTGATGGTAACACAATAGCAGTTGGCAACAAGGAGGATTTAGTGACATTCATTGATGCAAGAGTAATGAAAATTCGTGCCGAGGAACAATTCAACTTTGAAGTCAATGAAATATCTTGGAACAAAGATTCGGACACATTTTATCTTACAAATGGTCAGGGATGTGTTCATATTCTAAGCTATCCGGACCTAGAACTACTGCATGTAATCAAAGCTCATCCAGGGACATGCATTTGCATTGAATTTGACCCTACTGGTCGTTACTTCGCAACAGGGTCAGCTGATGCTTTAGTGTCTCTGTGGGATGCTGATGAATTATGTTGCCTAAGGACATTTTCTCGATTGGAATGGCCTGTTAGAACCATTTCATTCTCTCATGATGGGCAACTCCTAGCAGCTGCTTCTGAAGACTTGGTCATAGACATTGGAGAGGTAGAAACGGGAGAAAAAGTTGCCGATATACCGGTCGAAGCTGCAACATTTACGGTGGCGTGGCATccaaaacaatatttattggCATATGCGTGTGACGATAAAGACACTTACGATCGAAAAAGGGATGCTGGAAGCTTGAAAGTTTTTGGGTTTTCAAGCGAATAA